TTGTTTTTCTTGTTCGATTAAAATTTCTCCGTTGAGGCATCTCTCCAGATCCGAAAAATACTCCTCCGAGAAGACAGGATCTATTGTAAATCCGAAACCACGGTATGGGGAATGAGCAGTTGTAATTACGGGGATGCCTCTCCCTGCTAATTCTATTCCCACGGTTGTTGTATGAACTAAACCAACAGTGGTGAGCGGGATTAAATCATAAACAGTGCAGTCTACTTTAGTTGGCAGTAAAAAAACATTGTTTGGAATGGTAACCTTATTCAGGGAAAGAGCGATCTCAATTCGTTCTTTTGTTTCTGGGATTTCTGGATGTAATTCACCAGGATGTGGTTTAATTATTAACTGGTATTCTGAATGGATAGCGAACCATTTTATTGTCTGAATAATCCAATCAATCATATCTGAAAAAACGATTTGCTTGTTTAATGCTGCTAAATCCCATATTACGTTAGCGGCCAATATTGCGGTTTTTTTTCCCATATCAAATTTAGAAAAGTCAAAATGAACTGAGTTATGCGACTGTAATGAAGCCGTATCAAGTATCATCTCTCTACCGGTATATCGTGAATTGATCCAGTTTTTTACTTTCTCTACTTGTTGTTTATTTAATGGTTTATTCACAAATGATTTCCAGGAAGGCGAAAAATCAAGGTTCATGGCAGCATTATTGTATGCATAGCACCAGCCGTCCGGTCGTCCCCCTATCCAATGGGAATAAAATGGAATATTTTTTTCTTCACAAATATGTTGTAATAGTGCCCACATTCCATAATAACTATCATTGGTTACCACTCGATCAGGTTTGATCTCATTGATGAGATTTCGATATGCACAACTTAGTATCAGAAGATTCTGAAGGTACACTTTTCCAAGATTATTATAATCTGGAATTAAATGATAATCGCCGACTACGTAATTATTCACTAGAATGTCTTTTGCCCATTTTCCAAATAAAAAATTTCCTTCCTTATAATCTATCCAGTTATCATCCAAATGGGCTATTTTATTATGGACTTCTTTTAACTCCACAGAACTAATATATATTGACAACTTATATGGTTTAATGGGATTATTATGCCATAATAATTCAGATTGTTTCTGACAGTAATGGCAACTCATGGTAAAACCCTTTGTATTCCATACTCCACCGAAAACATTGCATTCAAAACTTTGAATAGAATCGCAATATGTCGGAATTATTGTCGCATTTCGTAATCGGAGAGCATAACTTAAAATTCTGTCATGAATAAAACATGGGGGATATATACTGAATGAAGGACCAATTAGGATTTTAATAGAATGATTCGATTTTATAATTGGAAACTGGTTTATTTCCTGATCAATGTTGTCGAGTAGATGCAAATAATCTTCAGGTTTAAAAAGAACACTTTTTAAATTTTGGATATTTTTTTTATAAAAAGAGAAAACCTTTGATATCATATTAAATAATCGAGAGTATCATAAAATTTATAGTTATTCAACTTTATCAATATTATTAACGGATTTTTTGATCTTTAATAAGTGCAATTTCAAGTCTTGAATTACTATCTTAATTACATGATGAAATCAATAGATTTGAGCATGCTATTTTTTCTTTACGCCCATAAAGGATTTTTGATCACTTATAAAATTTATACAGTTAATTTTTTGTATATCATTGTTTCGAACACATAATTTATAGAGAGACTACATCTTTTGTAATTTCGTTATTATGCACACCAAATACCATTGAACTAAAATAATCATAAATCGTATACCCATAATTATTATTATAATTATATGAACCTTTTTTGAGGTTGTACTATCAAGTAGCGCATTTATGTAAGATATGAAGAATCTTGGAGGTAAATAGGGCCGAAATAGATAGGGATATTTTGGGAGAGGGTTACTTTTTCCGAGAGTATCAATCTTTTTCGCCCATCTTTTATGAAACAAGGTTTCTTTCACTATATTGTAATCAGTGTGATCAATGATATTAATTAACATACATACTTCAGCAGGGTATTGAACATTAATAGAATTTTCATTCTTTTTTAAGAAATCTAATAAAAAAGGAGTTAATTCCTTCCTAAACAAGGAATATGTAAGGGTTCCTTTACCCCATGATTCATTAAAAAATAGAAATTTCGCTAACCTGAAATACTTATTTCGATTTGAATATATTGCAGGTTTTGTATTATCATAAATTACCTGATCATATGAATCAATAGTATTAAAATTAGAAAATGCCATTGAACAGGAATTTTGGTTTATCAAAGGGGAAAGACATTTTTCTATAAATGAATTATCCCAAAGATCATCATCCGATGCCAACATAAAGTAATCACCGGAAGATTTCTCTAATACAAATTTAAAATTAAACGCCATTCCATAATTCTCTTTCTGCCGAAAGTATTGAATCCGGTTATCCCGTGCCATAAACTCCCGAACTATTTCTTCTGTCTCCTGAGTTCGAGAACAATTATCCGAAACGATGATCTCAAGGTTCTTATATGTCTGTTCAGTGATACATTCCAATGTTCTCCGTAGACCCTCCGGTCGGTTATAGGTGGGAATCCCAATTGAAACCAATGGCATTACTTTATGAACTTCTAACAATCCCATGCACTAACTCACTTTTACGTCGTCTCTCTTCCTGGGCCAAGCGCATGCTGTAGGGGCAAGGTTAACCTCATGTGGTCCAACTATATACGTACCAGGTTTTCATTCTACTGCGTTTCGAGCTGTAAATATCCTTACTTGTTAGATGCGGAAAGAAGGGGGAAAAAGAAAGGACAACATCCATTGCCTACTTCTTCAAATACCCAGAAACCGCCTATTTGGTACACCCAAGTGATGGATTAAAAATAAATAGCTCATCTTGTAACCGTTTTTCTCTTCGTCAGATCAACTAAAGAAAATCTTGTAATATCACCACAGTGTTATTTATCCTTCCTAACTGTGTGTAGTCCAAGGCTGCCTGCTACTCGTATGTATTTTACAGGTCACTCTAGTATTCTGAAATGTAACATCACCCAATATTCGACCATGATCATTATTCATCTGTGATCCGAAGGTTCATGGTATACGTATTAATTATCCTCACGAAAGAAGAACGACTAATTTATCCTTTTTAAATATCCATCCGGAGCAACAGTTAATAATATTTTTTCTTCAATTTTTTTATCTATTTGAAATTTGGTGTTCTCTTTTAAAAATTCCCAGACTGCCGTTTTTGGATTATTACCTTTATCCCAAGGTCTATCTGGGAATGAGCCTTTAGGTAGATCCTCAATAGCTGTATCAAAAACGACGCAATAACTTCCGAGAGTAACTAACGGTGAATATAACTCCAATTCTCGTAATACATGCTGATGTGTATGATTAGAATCAAGGGAAACCAATATTCTTCTGCAACCCTGGGCCATTTGAATGACTTTGTCAACGATTTCCTGACTAGTACTATCACCCTCTAACAACACGATTCGTTTATACATTGGATGTTTTTCAATTGCCTCACGGTTATGGGGTCTAATATCAATATCTATCCCTATGACTATGCCTTCTTCCCCAATTAATTCAAGCATTGAAGCCGAAAAAATAAGGGACCCCCCATGTGCAATACCGGTTTCAATTATTAAATCAGGCTTAATATTCCAGATAATCTCTTGCATTGCCATTATATCTTGAGGTATTTGAATTATCGGACGACCAAGCCATGTAAAATCGTATCCATACTTATTCTCGCTTATTGTCCTAAAATAATCTCGAGAAACTTCTAGTAAAGTTGGATCCATAATATTCGTTGAATTATTTTTTTTAAAACCATTTAGTTATACTTGTATAATTGGGCACTTTATATTTTTATCTCGAAGAATCTTTCTCATTTCTATGACGTAAGAACCAGTTGGGATAATGATTACACTATAATTTGAAATCTTATCAAAAATTTTTAAGGGTAATATCTTTTTACCCATAATGGTATGTTTTTGTTTGCTCTCATCTTTATCAATGATCCCAATGATATTACATGCTTGTAATTCACTCATTCCAAGAATTAACCCCATATAACTTGAAAATCCCCATATATATGTGGGTAGTTGGTTTTGCATAAGTTCTTGAATATCCTTGGAATTAGCAGAGTAAGACATTAAAACATTTGTAACTGTATCAGAAAGGGTAAAATCGGGTATTTTCTGCTGTTTTAATCCCTTTTTTATTACAATATAAATACATTCTCCTTTCCCAAACCCACCTTTTATAAATGTAGTTCCCTTGAGGATCAAATCAAATCCATTATTTTTTGCTAAATTCGTGAGGTGATGATAATCAAAATGGTTGATATGTTCATGAGAGAAATCAAATAATGGATAATTATTAAAGGATGGATAATTTTTAGCATTTGGGACTTCAAGATAAACGATGCCTTCTTCCCCTAAATTTTGACTAATATATTGCAATGCTAAATTTAAGTCAAAAATATGTTCCAATACATTTGAGGCTATAATAACATCAAATTTTGTGGAAAAAAGAGAAATCTGTTGAAAAGAACCTTGAATCGTATTAATTCCATAATTATGGTTCAAGTAATCGACAAATTGAGGAAGCAATTCTAATGCATAGAGATTAGTATATCCTTGGTTTTTTAGATTAATTAATAATCCACCTTTTCCACAACCAATATCTAGGATTTTGGATGTGCTTGGTTTATACGATTGAATCAGTTGGGTAATTATTTCATATCGTATCAATTCTTCTGGAATGATGGATCCACTTCCAATGCAATTCCCGGTGAAATTATATTCTTTTTGTGCATAATATCTTTCGTAATCCTCTTCTTTTGAATCGGTATCGTTAAAGAGAAAACCACAACTAACACAAGCTACTAAATTATTATTTCCATGAATTGGGCAATCATCAAACTGAATATAATTTAATGGGATTATCAATTTTACATCATTGCTTTCACAGATTGGACACTTTCTAAAGGAATTCATATTAATATCACATACCAAATTCATTCACTATTTATTTTGGGACTTGTACCTGCTATTAATATATTTCCATCGGAAGGTAGTTTCTTCTCTAATGAAGAATTTGGAGGTAATTAATAGAATTTTGTTACTCATTGTGATCTATTAAAGGTTCATCAAAAACGGTTTGATAATATCTGTGATATCCTCTCTCCATACATTTTTTACATTTTATACTTTTTCTCCGAATAGATTCTATCTCTGATGCTGAAATCTTCATAAAATTTTCAGCAACAATTCCTTCTGAATAACAATTACAAAAAGCTACACTTAAATCAGAGGATATTCTCATTATTGAATAATATTCACATGGAAATGATTTGGATTCTAGTGCCAGTTCATGCGTTTTTTCGACACTATTCACTATCATCTGTTGTGCTGTTTTTATTTCATTGGGAACTTCTTTTCCTCGTAATATGTTATCTACCATCTCCAATGATAATATATTTGCATGAATTGGTCTGCATACAAAATTTAATTTCTCACACAAAATTCGAAACTTATAATAGTCCTGTATTCTATTCTTGTATAATAAGAAAAAAATTTCAATTGTTGTAGATAATTGATGTTTATCTTTAAGTTCTTTAAGTTTTAACAAATTTGAGTATAATGTTGTCCATTTTCCCCCTTGGTGTGTAATCTCATAATTATCTCCCCACCCTGAAACTGAGATCCGAATCCATGTAGGCTCCGCAAGAATAGTTTTTGTAATATCCCCTGATATTGCTAAATTTGTAGAAATACCACATCCAATATTATTTTCATTACAAATGCGGATAAATTTATCAATATCTGGGTTTAAGAGTGGTTCACCTAAACCAAATAAATCGATTGTTCCAACAAAGGGATCCTCTGCTAATATCTTTTTTAACAGTTGTCCAAATGTTTTTACAGACATATTACATGGTTTACGCAAACTCTTTGTAATCCCAAACGAGCAAGAAATACAGGATAAATTACAATAATTTGTTGGTTGAATTAGGTACTCAAATTTTTGAATAGTAGAAAGATTATAAAAGTCTTCCCCCTCAATTAAACCTGCATTTTTGCAAATTTGGGTTATTTCAGGACCGAAAGAACGGGTAGTGATTATTATAAACGATTTATGCTTTTCATATTGAGAATTAAAAAAGACATCTGGTGTATAGCACCGTTCATGATAAATATCCTCATTAACCAAAGGTGAACTATCGATATACCCTACAAATTTTAAATTATTTCTTACTAATACCTTTTTAATTCCCAATCCTGCATTTCGTGCTCCCCAAAGATAGATGTTTTTATCTTTAAGCTGTTGAAAGGCTTCTGAAAATTTTATAGTATCATGATTTTGATTATTTATCATTAAAATCCCGGCTTTAATTTATGATATTATTAATTCGTTTCGCTCGTTCGCTATAATATTTCATACTGTTAAATTTTTCCCGATACTTAATAAGGTCCTCTATACTCATAGCATAAGGTTTGATATAAAATTCATTGTGATTATCCGCATTAAATTGAATATCCCCTTTCCAAAAGTCATTTGAGGAATATGTAGAAATTAGGCATCCCCCGGTTTCAGCACGAAAATATAGGTCTGTTTCAGGAAATGGAATTAAATTTGCTACATAGTTCATATCCAGTTTGAGTTCTTTCATTAATTGAATTGTGTCCTCTAATGTAGATGTGGTTTCTTCCGGAAATCCCATAATAAATAAACCAAATGTGAATATATCATACTTTTTACATAGTTTTGAGGCCTCCTGAATATTCTTGCGTGACACTTTTTTTCCAATAACATGTTCACGAATGTAATCATTTCCATGCTCTATAGGTAGTTTTACCATTACACAACCTGCTTTAGATAAAGCTTCAACGACTTCTTCTTGTATATTTCCAAGATATATCCCGTTGGTAAGAGAAAACTGAATATCCAGGCCTCTATTTAAAATTTCCTGACAAATATTAAGGACATGATTCCTATTCACAGTTAAATTATCATCAATAAATTCAAAATATCGTTGTCGGTAACGATTATACAATAATTCTATCTCATCAACAACTAATTTAGGGCTTCGTAATCGTAATTTACCTCCCATAAATTTTTTTACCGAACAAAAAGAGCATGAAAAGGGACAGCCTCTAGAAGATAAAATGGGAACGACAAGGTTAATGTTTTGATTTTTCGGATTCCAATATGATGAATGATCGGAATAATAATTCTCCAACTGAATTAAATTCCATAATGGAATTCCATAATCATCAAGATTTAACGAGAAAAAATTCCGAGAATTTATTATTATTTTGGATCTTTCTCTTAAAGCCAAGGCATCAATCTTCTTAATATTATCAATATCATTTACCTGCAGAGATGATGCTAATTCAGCCATTGTTTCCTCACCTTCTCCAAGACAGATATAAGATATTTCAGGGCAATTATTCAAGATATCGTAGGCAAAATATGTTGGGTGTAACCCTCCGGTAGAGATCGGGATTTCTGGGTATGTGTTATACAGGATTTTTGCAGTCTCCCGAACCCATAAAAATTTCATGGAATCAAAACAATTCAACCCTATGAGTCCCGGCCTTTTGAGATGAATCTCTTTTTCAATTACATCAGCAAAAAACTCCGGTGGTGAAATATTATCGGGGATATGCAGTATTGAAAAATCAATGATGATTGGGTTATGCCCTTTTTTTTGTAAATATGATGCAATATATAATATCCCCACTGGAATGGTTTCTTTATTATTTCGAACCTCCTGGGTCCTGGGAAAAGAAACAAGAATTACATTCATAAATTATTTTTTCCCTTACAAATTGAATTAGTTAAATCACACAAAGTTTTCAGTTGCATATCATCAGGAAAAAAGGAGAAATAATGAAAAACACTCCCCTTTGATGGACTACAAAAAATCGGAGACATAGACTCTGTAATACCTAAAGTATGAATATCTCTATTATTTGGAAGTGATAATAAATTAGAATAGAGATGGGATATTTTTGTTTCACCTAATGATAATAAAAATAATTTACATCCCATATTAGGGTGGTTTATAGGATTATTATTTGAATCTTTAAGAACATGGTTTTTTTGAGGTATTTTTAATAATTCGCGATATATCTTATGCCAGCGATTCCGAGTTTTTTTAATACTCATCTTATGAATAACTTGATCTATGGCATATTCTGCCATTTTTTGCCTGATATTTGGATTATAGTAAAGGAATTCAATAGCCTTTTGATATTCCTCAATGGTGGATGCAACAATACCTGATTTATATTGTTCAACAATAAATCGTTCAGGGCCATTATCAAGAACCACAGGGACAACTCCACATGCCATTGCTTCTATAAGAACTTGCTCACCCGTTCCATAATTTTCTTTGCACAAGGGGTAACCAAATACATCAAGTTTTGACAAAATTGGTTTAATATTTTTTAGGGGTCCTGTAAAATCAAATATATTCAGGTACCCTTTATCATCTGCTTCTTTTTGCAGATGATTATGGTCATCTCCCCCGCAAACAATAAATTTTTTATCTGGAATTTGAATAGAATAACATATTTCTAAAAAATCGCGATGCATTTTTGAATAAGAAACAGTTCCAATATATCCGATATTAAAAAATGAATGATCTAAATGATGAACTCCTTCAACATGTTCATATCCTGCGGTTTCAAAAACAAGTTTTAAGTTTTTTTCTCTCCACTCTACAGTTTGTCTTTTGATGGCATCTGAGGATAAACTATATTCTGTAGATATTACAAAAAAGTCTGGATAAAGTAAAACCTGATCTGTGAAAATGTTTGGTGGATGATGACCATTTACATGAGACCATATCACAGCTCTAAATTGGGGAAAAGAATCGATAGATAAAAATCGATATAGTAATGGATGATTCCAGAAATGAATATGCACAATATCAGTTTCTTTTATTTTGCTTTCTAACAACTGATAATCGGTAATCCCATTCTCAAATAATTCGATTCCAAATTTTTTAGACCATTCTTTTGTATCGTTGTTTGCATAATCAAGGCAGATTAATTGATGAAAAAAATCTTCTTGTTCATGAGATGATCCAATAAAATTACGTAGAACACGCCCAACACCTCCTCCCATGTGAGGAACAATATGTAATATTTTGTACATTTTAGTTATCCTTTATTACCGTGGCCCATTTGATGAATTGTTGGAGAAACAAGATTTGGGTAATATTAATCTACAAAATGGTCTTGAATTTAGAAATATTATTTGATTATTATCAATCCAATCATTTTTTTTCCCTCAAGAAATTCTCATCATTTTTCAATAGAAGATTATGTATTTTTTTCCCCTCCCCCCAAAAAGCCATTGGTTCATATTCTTGGTAAGGAAAATAACCTAGATTTAGGTTTAATCCAGATCCATGTGAGAGAATATATTCCTCCACTAATCGTCGAATGGAAATTGGATTCCCACTACAACAATTTATCACTCCATTACATTCTGGATGTTCTGCAACCAATGCAATTCGGTGGGCTACTTCCTCCACGGGAAGATAATCGCGTAGTTGCTCACCACCTGACATATTAAATATGTCATCTTTATGATCTAATGCTGAATTAAGCTGAGCAAAAAGGCTATTTGGATTTTGGCCAGTTCCGTAAGTGTAAAAGAGACGGACCCATTGAAGTGTGAAGGAAATATTTTGTTGATATATTTGTAAAAATTTACGTAGTGTGTCTTTCGCTATCCCATACGAAGTAATAGGTTCAGTATGGGTTTCTTCAGATAACTTTCCATATTGCATACCATATTCCAAACATGTTCCAGCAACTAAGACCTGTTTTACTCCAGATTTTACCATCTTTATAATAAAATGGTAACTCGCAGGAAGATTTTCCTCATAATGGAACATTGCATGATAATTCGGAAGACCAGCCCAGGCCAAATGAATCAAGATTTCTGGTTCTCCGAACAACTCTCTTATATTTAAGTTTGGATCTTGCATATCAGCAATAACAAATTTAACCTTCCCCCACCAAGAAAGTAGTTCTGCCTTTTTCTGATGACGCGAAAAAGCGATGACGTTATGCCCTTTATTATGGAGTTCATTAACGACATGATGGCCAATAAACCCTGTGGCTCCAGTAACCAATATAGTTTTCTTTTTACTCATTATTTGAGCCCATTTTTATCCACAATGATTTCCAATTAACGTCCGATTAATTACTCCAATAATTGT
The window above is part of the Methanospirillum lacunae genome. Proteins encoded here:
- a CDS encoding cephalosporin hydroxylase family protein, with the protein product MDPTLLEVSRDYFRTISENKYGYDFTWLGRPIIQIPQDIMAMQEIIWNIKPDLIIETGIAHGGSLIFSASMLELIGEEGIVIGIDIDIRPHNREAIEKHPMYKRIVLLEGDSTSQEIVDKVIQMAQGCRRILVSLDSNHTHQHVLRELELYSPLVTLGSYCVVFDTAIEDLPKGSFPDRPWDKGNNPKTAVWEFLKENTKFQIDKKIEEKILLTVAPDGYLKRIN
- a CDS encoding NAD-dependent epimerase/dehydratase family protein, whose product is MSKKKTILVTGATGFIGHHVVNELHNKGHNVIAFSRHQKKAELLSWWGKVKFVIADMQDPNLNIRELFGEPEILIHLAWAGLPNYHAMFHYEENLPASYHFIIKMVKSGVKQVLVAGTCLEYGMQYGKLSEETHTEPITSYGIAKDTLRKFLQIYQQNISFTLQWVRLFYTYGTGQNPNSLFAQLNSALDHKDDIFNMSGGEQLRDYLPVEEVAHRIALVAEHPECNGVINCCSGNPISIRRLVEEYILSHGSGLNLNLGYFPYQEYEPMAFWGEGKKIHNLLLKNDENFLREKK
- a CDS encoding radical SAM protein, whose product is MINNQNHDTIKFSEAFQQLKDKNIYLWGARNAGLGIKKVLVRNNLKFVGYIDSSPLVNEDIYHERCYTPDVFFNSQYEKHKSFIIITTRSFGPEITQICKNAGLIEGEDFYNLSTIQKFEYLIQPTNYCNLSCISCSFGITKSLRKPCNMSVKTFGQLLKKILAEDPFVGTIDLFGLGEPLLNPDIDKFIRICNENNIGCGISTNLAISGDITKTILAEPTWIRISVSGWGDNYEITHQGGKWTTLYSNLLKLKELKDKHQLSTTIEIFFLLYKNRIQDYYKFRILCEKLNFVCRPIHANILSLEMVDNILRGKEVPNEIKTAQQMIVNSVEKTHELALESKSFPCEYYSIMRISSDLSVAFCNCYSEGIVAENFMKISASEIESIRRKSIKCKKCMERGYHRYYQTVFDEPLIDHNE
- a CDS encoding glycosyltransferase family 2 protein, yielding MGLLEVHKVMPLVSIGIPTYNRPEGLRRTLECITEQTYKNLEIIVSDNCSRTQETEEIVREFMARDNRIQYFRQKENYGMAFNFKFVLEKSSGDYFMLASDDDLWDNSFIEKCLSPLINQNSCSMAFSNFNTIDSYDQVIYDNTKPAIYSNRNKYFRLAKFLFFNESWGKGTLTYSLFRKELTPFLLDFLKKNENSINVQYPAEVCMLINIIDHTDYNIVKETLFHKRWAKKIDTLGKSNPLPKYPYLFRPYLPPRFFISYINALLDSTTSKKVHIIIIIIMGIRFMIILVQWYLVCIITKLQKM
- a CDS encoding class I SAM-dependent methyltransferase, with amino-acid sequence MNSFRKCPICESNDVKLIIPLNYIQFDDCPIHGNNNLVACVSCGFLFNDTDSKEEDYERYYAQKEYNFTGNCIGSGSIIPEELIRYEIITQLIQSYKPSTSKILDIGCGKGGLLINLKNQGYTNLYALELLPQFVDYLNHNYGINTIQGSFQQISLFSTKFDVIIASNVLEHIFDLNLALQYISQNLGEEGIVYLEVPNAKNYPSFNNYPLFDFSHEHINHFDYHHLTNLAKNNGFDLILKGTTFIKGGFGKGECIYIVIKKGLKQQKIPDFTLSDTVTNVLMSYSANSKDIQELMQNQLPTYIWGFSSYMGLILGMSELQACNIIGIIDKDESKQKHTIMGKKILPLKIFDKISNYSVIIIPTGSYVIEMRKILRDKNIKCPIIQV
- a CDS encoding B12-binding domain-containing radical SAM protein is translated as MNVILVSFPRTQEVRNNKETIPVGILYIASYLQKKGHNPIIIDFSILHIPDNISPPEFFADVIEKEIHLKRPGLIGLNCFDSMKFLWVRETAKILYNTYPEIPISTGGLHPTYFAYDILNNCPEISYICLGEGEETMAELASSLQVNDIDNIKKIDALALRERSKIIINSRNFFSLNLDDYGIPLWNLIQLENYYSDHSSYWNPKNQNINLVVPILSSRGCPFSCSFCSVKKFMGGKLRLRSPKLVVDEIELLYNRYRQRYFEFIDDNLTVNRNHVLNICQEILNRGLDIQFSLTNGIYLGNIQEEVVEALSKAGCVMVKLPIEHGNDYIREHVIGKKVSRKNIQEASKLCKKYDIFTFGLFIMGFPEETTSTLEDTIQLMKELKLDMNYVANLIPFPETDLYFRAETGGCLISTYSSNDFWKGDIQFNADNHNEFYIKPYAMSIEDLIKYREKFNSMKYYSERAKRINNIIN
- a CDS encoding glycosyltransferase family 4 protein, coding for MYKILHIVPHMGGGVGRVLRNFIGSSHEQEDFFHQLICLDYANNDTKEWSKKFGIELFENGITDYQLLESKIKETDIVHIHFWNHPLLYRFLSIDSFPQFRAVIWSHVNGHHPPNIFTDQVLLYPDFFVISTEYSLSSDAIKRQTVEWREKNLKLVFETAGYEHVEGVHHLDHSFFNIGYIGTVSYSKMHRDFLEICYSIQIPDKKFIVCGGDDHNHLQKEADDKGYLNIFDFTGPLKNIKPILSKLDVFGYPLCKENYGTGEQVLIEAMACGVVPVVLDNGPERFIVEQYKSGIVASTIEEYQKAIEFLYYNPNIRQKMAEYAIDQVIHKMSIKKTRNRWHKIYRELLKIPQKNHVLKDSNNNPINHPNMGCKLFLLSLGETKISHLYSNLLSLPNNRDIHTLGITESMSPIFCSPSKGSVFHYFSFFPDDMQLKTLCDLTNSICKGKNNL